cAAATAACAATATGGAAAACTATTCTACAACTATTACAAAAACCGATTCATGCACATTAAAGGTAGCTATCCGATAATTAAAGAAGACTTCCACAGTTACCCAGTTACCAAGTGAAGCAAAAGTACCAAGAAGAGGCTAGAAGTAGACCGCAATTAAGGTGGGGGCTAGGAGTGGCCGCAATAAGGTGGCTTTCCCACACTGTTAGCCtccaaaagaaataacaaaacatGAATTATCATCTCATCAGCCCAGTTGACTTCCCTTCACGAGTCAAAATGAATGGAAAATATTCACATGAGACTACAATTATGACAAGGCATTGATAGTATACTACTAGTATATCTTGGGACCTATTGAAAAAGTATGTCCCTGAAATGAGTTTGGGATCATGTGCATCTGAAACAAAATTCTTCCAAGAAGATAAGGGACATGCAATCAAAGAGTGTGAAAAGGCAGAAAATAAAAGACGTCCAGCGGTCCAGGGAGAAAGCTCAACCCTAGGACTATGTTAGACCAAGAAAAGGGCACCAACtccaaaaaaatgtcaaaatgaACAATTGTTTGTGCTCTAAAAGGAGAGAAAAGTGCATTCAATGCCAAGTTTCTGAAAAATAATAAGGCTTTCCCTTCACAATTTAGAGCATGTTTGGTTTGCAGTTGCAAAATTACCTTTCAGGCAAAAGTAATTTTGCCAACAGATCTAGGCCCTTGCTTTTgcattcattttgtttttacccATTAAATTTGCATTGGAACATGCATCACAACATTTCCAACTGcaaaccaaacatgcacttaaTCACACTGGATTCATTTTTTTGCACAAGTCTTGCCATATGTTAAGTTAATAATCCCTAACATAAGCATAATTCTTTTCCCAAAGACGAAAAAATTCAtcatattaaaatgaatataatgATCATCATATATCAGTTTTGTTTGTGTGCAAAATAGGtttatagatataaaaaaatacctgtAAGTCCAAGATGTTGTAAGCATTCCCAGCATCATCTTGGGCCCAAGGCGAATCTGGAGTGTACTTCTTGCGTCCATCCACAATAAATCTGTACTGGTAAACACCAGACGGAAGTACCTCATTAAGGCAAAGTCCTTCCCTGATCTCTGCAGGGGCATTCTGATGAAGAAGGAATATAAGAATCTAAGAAACAGCCAAAGCGGTCAGTGAAGATTAATGCTAACGTATCTAAACCTTGTTTTCCAATTATCCCACGATCCCTCGACAGCTACTTCCTTTCCATCATAACTCCAAGTAATCATTGTTGGGATTCCTACTTGAGTGTACATATCTTCATACCCTGAAGTTGTCTCCATCCAGGAACAACTTGGAACATGAATGTCATCAGGTCTTTGTAGCGGAACCACGGGAACCTACAGAAGGGAAAGAGAATTCTTGTCAGTTGATGAAAACAGAGGTAGCAAAAGGACAAAATCCAACAATAAATCAAGTGAACAAAATTCAGAATCAAGCTTAGTACCATAGACCAAACAACATATCTAAATTACTGGCGACACAAGATCAAATGTGGAAAATCCACAATCAAGTTGGGAAGGAAAAGAGTAAGATATTCAAAAAACAGTAAAGTAAAAGAAGTTGGGGATGGGGTAGTGTGCTGTGTGCAACATTGAATGAGATAGATACCTGAGGAGCGAATAAGAGGGGGGAATGGGTAGTCGTAGGGGTGGTGGGAGGAGACTGAGGCATGGCGTTCTCATCAGCTACAGTTGCTTCTTCTTCACGAGTCACGTTCACATTAAGGGGTGGTCTACCCAGTTATATAAGTAAGGGTTCGTCACTACAAAGCGAGGGCTGACGGTACCCACAGGATAGAATATgactctgataccatgttagctttcatcttaaaaccaattaacATTGAATGAAGTTGCACAACAGATATATAAGTTGCACTCAAAGAATTACAATAACCGATGTGGAACTTAGCTATTTTTCAATACCATCCTCAACTCCAAGcaagagaagaaggaaaggaaaaagtTGCAACTTaaagaataagaataagaagCCAAGCACTTGTGTTCGTCTAactaataataatgaattaataCTAATAAGAATATTCTCCCTTGAGTTTGGATTTGTGGGGGTGAG
This region of Glycine max cultivar Williams 82 chromosome 7, Glycine_max_v4.0, whole genome shotgun sequence genomic DNA includes:
- the LOC100804752 gene encoding SNF1-related protein kinase regulatory subunit beta-2; translation: MPQSPPTTPTTTHSPLLFAPQVPVVPLQRPDDIHVPSCSWMETTSGYEDMYTQVGIPTMITWSYDGKEVAVEGSWDNWKTRMPLQRSGKDFALMRYFRLVFTSTDLLWMDARSTLQIRLGPKMMLGMLTTSWTYSPEDIGSISSFEPPQSPDSSYDNLHLSSEDYAKEPPLVPPLLQMTLLNVPATNMEIQPPMSRPRHGVLNHLYTQKGKSSPSVAGLGTTHRFLAKYVTVVLYKSLQSKP